In Bdellovibrio svalbardensis, the sequence CCCTGCCCAGATCAAGCCACCGCCGAAAAGATTTCCCGCACATTGCTGGAAGAAAAGCTTATTGGCTGCGCGAACATTATTCCGGGTATGACTTCGATGTACTGGTGGGAAGGAAAAATAGCGACAAGCTCTGAGTCTATCCTGATCCTGAAGACTTCTGAAAG encodes:
- the cutA gene encoding divalent-cation tolerance protein CutA translates to MSQNISLFYIPCPDQATAEKISRTLLEEKLIGCANIIPGMTSMYWWEGKIATSSESILILKTSESSDALKNLEKRVLELHPYDIPCLMQLPVAAINSAYQKWLEESQK